One stretch of Miscanthus floridulus cultivar M001 chromosome 18, ASM1932011v1, whole genome shotgun sequence DNA includes these proteins:
- the LOC136519675 gene encoding SKP1-like protein 1 yields MAAAADSGGDGGTSSGEKTIVLVSSDNSARFEVREAAALLSQTVRRKINEAGAVASGDGIPLANVDARTLAKVLEYCNKHAPASSSSSAAEAAPPAEGEEDLESFDREFVRVDMGTLYSLVTAASYLKIEGLLNLTCQPIADMIKGKTPEQIRKDHERVHARG; encoded by the coding sequence ATGGCTGCCGCGGCGGACtctggcggcgacggcggcaccAGCAGCGGGGAGAAGACGATCGTGCTCGTTAGCTCAGACAACAGCGCGCGCTTCGAGGTGAGGGAGGCGGCGGCGTTGCTGTCGCAGACCGTGCGCCGCAAGATCAATGAGGCCGGAGCCGTCGCTAGCGGCGACGGCATCCCACTCGCCAACGTCGACGCGAGGACCCTCGCCAAGGTGCTCGAGTACTGCAACAAGCACGCCCCCGCGAGCTCGAGCTCTTCCGCGGCGGAGGCCGCCCCGCCGGCCGAGGGCGAGGAGGACCTAGAGAGCTTCGACAGGGAGTTCGTGCGCGTCGACATGGGCACGCTTTACTCTCTCGTCACGGCCGCTAGTTACCTCAAGATCGAGGGCCTGCTGAACCTCACCTGCCAGCCCATTGCCGACATGATCAAGGGCAAGACGCCGGAGCAGATAAGAAAGGATCACGAGCGAGTTCACGcccgaggatga